The following are from one region of the Acidobacteriota bacterium genome:
- a CDS encoding VWA domain-containing protein has translation MSSSIARQPDIFHPFKISIRSTLQRFLFFSVALLAVPICVVGQIGINEAHVLPSSDSTARLPKEHALRADVDLVMVNVTVLDHADRAITGLAASNFAVIDDKHPQVIKYVSSVDEPISWVVVLDASGSMAGNIQKARNAFADLVDTSNPLDDFGMIVVGDTPRIALQFGDSTDDIRRVTGPLEPNGATALWDGMVLGIEELKKAHHQRKAMVVISDGGDNHSRHSESELKALLKEADVQVYAIGIFNRYATRHEERVGPLQLDEVTSITGGRVFSVHDSTDLSRSVNQISLELRNQYVLGYYPSNRSRDGKWRKVKIHFMGPPPESKVRIYARKGYYGPAE, from the coding sequence ATGTCGTCCTCAATTGCACGTCAACCGGACATTTTCCATCCATTCAAAATCTCTATCCGCAGCACCCTGCAACGTTTTCTGTTTTTCTCGGTTGCGCTACTCGCTGTCCCCATTTGTGTGGTTGGACAAATCGGAATCAATGAAGCACACGTCCTTCCGAGTTCCGACTCCACTGCCCGGCTTCCCAAAGAGCACGCCCTCCGGGCCGACGTCGACCTCGTGATGGTCAACGTCACCGTACTCGATCACGCTGATCGCGCAATCACCGGACTGGCCGCGTCGAATTTTGCGGTCATAGACGACAAGCATCCTCAAGTCATCAAATACGTTTCCAGCGTCGACGAACCGATATCGTGGGTAGTGGTTCTGGATGCGAGCGGGAGTATGGCCGGGAATATCCAGAAAGCCCGAAACGCTTTTGCTGATCTTGTCGATACGTCCAATCCACTCGATGATTTCGGGATGATCGTAGTGGGTGACACGCCTCGCATCGCGTTGCAGTTTGGCGATTCCACCGATGACATCCGGCGGGTCACGGGACCACTCGAACCGAACGGAGCAACCGCGCTCTGGGATGGCATGGTCCTGGGCATCGAGGAACTGAAGAAAGCACATCATCAGAGAAAAGCAATGGTGGTGATATCCGACGGTGGTGACAATCACAGCCGGCATAGCGAGTCGGAGTTGAAAGCGCTGCTGAAAGAAGCCGATGTGCAGGTGTATGCCATCGGCATATTCAACCGATATGCAACCCGGCACGAGGAAAGAGTCGGTCCCCTCCAACTTGATGAGGTCACATCGATCACGGGAGGGCGAGTTTTTTCGGTACACGACTCGACGGACCTCTCCCGCTCCGTCAATCAAATCAGCCTGGAACTGCGCAATCAATACGTGCTTGGTTATTACCCGAGCAATCGAAGTCGAGATGGCAAGTGGCGGAAGGTGAAAATTCATTTCATGGGGCCGCCGCCTGAAAGTAAAGTCCGGATCTACGCGCGGAAGGGCTATTACGGACCGGCCGAATGA
- a CDS encoding ammonium transporter encodes MSGRTLNASRLSMSEKFVRLRTRLKDSEWRRYGKLLLAGKALGVIAVLLIITVTSGLFFTVVRAADAEVKAADVINPLNTVWTLIAAFLVFGMQVGFTMLEAGFCRSRETVNVLMECIVDTCLCGLLFFAFGFAFMFSHGNGFIGYHWFFLRDAPATYEASGVAFLAFWLFQFAFADTCSTITSGAMIGRTGFVGDLLYSVAVSGFIYPIVGHWAWGPDGFLALMGSEGHFLPGLGTSFHDFAGSTVVHTIGGFIALAGAIVLGPRLGRKFKRDGGGPMLPHDLTIAASGGLLLWFGWYGFNPGSTLSAMDFEGIGRVAANTTLAACAAGLTAMAYAYTMAKKWDVSFTVNGFLAGLVAITCPCYWVSPTGAILLGGVAGVVVVAGVELLEWLRIDDPIGAVPVHGICGIWGTVSLGLFACGKYGATGPLAPDNSAPLTGLFYGGGFRLLEAQAIGSLIVTATTFSVALAVMYAVNATGTLRVSAEGELYGLDLHEHGIPAYPEYVISALGSPAGVTHMQAEPERAVATAPRVILDKAVS; translated from the coding sequence ATGTCAGGCCGAACACTCAACGCTAGCAGACTTTCAATGTCAGAAAAGTTTGTTCGTCTCCGCACTCGCCTGAAAGACAGCGAGTGGCGCAGATACGGAAAACTCCTACTCGCCGGCAAGGCTCTGGGTGTGATTGCCGTGCTCCTCATCATCACGGTCACCTCTGGACTGTTCTTCACCGTTGTGCGAGCCGCAGATGCCGAAGTGAAGGCGGCTGACGTCATCAATCCACTCAACACGGTTTGGACGCTCATTGCGGCCTTTCTCGTATTCGGCATGCAGGTTGGATTCACCATGCTGGAGGCCGGCTTCTGCCGATCCCGCGAGACCGTCAACGTACTGATGGAGTGCATTGTTGACACATGCCTGTGCGGCCTGCTGTTCTTCGCATTCGGCTTCGCCTTCATGTTCAGCCATGGCAACGGCTTCATCGGATATCACTGGTTCTTCCTCCGTGACGCGCCTGCCACGTATGAAGCCAGCGGCGTCGCGTTTCTCGCCTTCTGGCTATTCCAGTTTGCTTTCGCCGACACCTGCTCGACCATCACCTCTGGCGCCATGATTGGCCGCACCGGCTTCGTCGGCGATTTGCTCTACAGCGTTGCCGTCTCTGGCTTCATCTATCCAATCGTCGGGCACTGGGCGTGGGGACCAGACGGCTTCCTCGCACTCATGGGCAGTGAGGGGCACTTCCTGCCCGGCCTTGGGACTAGTTTCCACGATTTCGCGGGATCGACCGTCGTCCATACGATCGGTGGATTCATTGCGTTGGCCGGAGCGATCGTGCTCGGTCCGCGTCTCGGTCGGAAGTTCAAGCGCGACGGCGGTGGTCCCATGCTGCCTCACGATTTGACGATTGCGGCGTCTGGCGGACTGCTTCTGTGGTTCGGTTGGTATGGCTTCAACCCTGGCAGCACGCTTTCCGCCATGGACTTTGAAGGTATTGGACGCGTAGCGGCGAACACTACACTCGCGGCTTGCGCTGCCGGGTTAACCGCCATGGCTTATGCGTACACCATGGCCAAGAAGTGGGACGTCAGTTTCACCGTCAACGGATTCCTGGCAGGATTGGTTGCGATTACCTGTCCTTGCTATTGGGTAAGTCCAACAGGAGCGATCCTGCTCGGCGGCGTCGCGGGAGTAGTCGTGGTCGCTGGCGTCGAACTGTTGGAGTGGCTGCGCATCGATGACCCCATCGGCGCGGTGCCGGTTCACGGCATCTGCGGCATCTGGGGAACAGTGTCCCTGGGACTGTTCGCATGCGGCAAGTATGGAGCCACCGGGCCCCTTGCGCCCGACAACTCCGCACCGCTCACGGGACTCTTCTACGGCGGCGGCTTTCGCTTGCTGGAAGCACAGGCGATCGGCAGCCTGATCGTTACGGCAACAACATTCTCGGTCGCGTTGGCCGTGATGTACGCCGTGAACGCCACCGGAACGCTCCGCGTGTCGGCGGAAGGCGAACTCTACGGGCTGGACTTGCACGAGCACGGCATCCCGGCGTATCCGGAGTACGTGATTTCAGCACTGGGCTCGCCTGCCGGAGTGACGCACATGCAAGCGGAACCGGAGCGCGCAGTGGCGACTGCTCCGCGTGTCATTCTCGACAAGGCGGTATCGTAA
- a CDS encoding efflux RND transporter periplasmic adaptor subunit: MARRMILTVAVMLVLITALGFVKFKQVQTAIAAGSSFQPPPTAVTSLVASQEQWAGSLSMIGTVEAVHGVTVSADLPGIVDKITFESGQAVHQGDVLVELDTRQEHAQLASLEAQRELAKVNYDRMDGLVKAGVISRMEYDQATAQQKSTIANVAEIRATIARKTIRAPFSGVLGIRKVNLGQYLAGGGAIVPLQSLNPIYVNFGVPQQSASQIRAGRTLRVTTEDIAGQAFLGRVTAVDSVVDETTRNIQVQATLSNPDGKLKPGMFVQIEVALGAPQPVIALPTSAISYAPYGDSVYVITDLKDPKGQTYRGVRQQFVKVGASRGDQVAVISGIKAGDEVVTSGVFKLRNGAAVLVNNKVQPGNNPAPKPEDS; encoded by the coding sequence ATGGCAAGAAGAATGATCCTGACGGTGGCGGTGATGTTGGTTCTGATCACAGCCCTTGGCTTCGTCAAATTCAAGCAAGTTCAGACAGCGATCGCAGCTGGCTCCTCCTTTCAACCGCCCCCGACCGCTGTAACAAGCCTGGTTGCCAGCCAGGAGCAATGGGCTGGATCTTTGAGCATGATCGGTACTGTCGAAGCCGTCCACGGGGTCACGGTTAGTGCTGATCTCCCGGGAATCGTCGACAAAATCACGTTCGAATCCGGCCAGGCCGTTCACCAGGGAGATGTGCTGGTCGAATTGGACACACGTCAGGAACACGCGCAGCTCGCTTCTCTCGAGGCGCAGCGCGAACTGGCGAAAGTCAATTACGACAGAATGGACGGTCTGGTAAAGGCCGGCGTCATCTCGCGAATGGAGTATGACCAGGCAACCGCACAGCAAAAATCGACGATCGCCAACGTAGCGGAAATCCGCGCCACGATCGCGCGCAAGACGATCCGCGCACCTTTCTCAGGCGTTCTCGGCATTCGCAAGGTGAATCTTGGCCAGTATCTCGCTGGTGGCGGGGCAATTGTTCCTCTGCAATCGCTGAATCCAATTTATGTAAACTTCGGCGTTCCGCAACAATCCGCCAGCCAGATTCGGGCGGGACGCACTCTGCGTGTCACGACCGAAGATATTGCCGGTCAGGCGTTCCTTGGCCGTGTCACTGCAGTGGATTCGGTGGTCGACGAAACAACCCGCAACATCCAGGTGCAGGCTACGCTTTCGAATCCTGACGGCAAGCTGAAACCGGGAATGTTCGTCCAAATAGAAGTGGCGTTGGGCGCGCCGCAACCGGTGATTGCGTTACCGACCTCCGCGATCAGCTATGCGCCCTACGGCGACTCGGTTTATGTCATCACCGACTTGAAAGATCCAAAAGGTCAGACCTACCGCGGCGTGCGTCAGCAGTTCGTGAAAGTCGGGGCATCCCGCGGCGATCAGGTCGCAGTCATTTCGGGCATCAAGGCCGGAGACGAAGTGGTGACCTCGGGCGTGTTCAAGCTTCGCAATGGCGCTGCCGTTCTGGTCAACAACAAGGTTCAACCTGGAAACAATCCGGCTCCCAAGCCTGAGGACAGCTAA
- a CDS encoding ABC transporter ATP-binding protein encodes MSTAQVHDRIVFEDVSKFYGEILGVNRVNLSIPPGITSLVGPNGSGKTTLMNLMTGLVRPSRGQIRVLGLDTDDPENLFKVVGYSTQFDAFPKGLTGFQFVYSYLRLAGRDTRSAEELAWRAIERVNLVDAAARNVAAYSKGMRQRIRLAQALSHEPRVLVLDEPLNGLDPLARSEMIALFRASAADGCYVIISSHILHEVDVISDQVILLSNGYVVAEGQIHSVRNEIQEHPTQILIRCNRPRELAAKMMESQHTIEIAIHKDERGLLLKTRDADQFYLALNEIALNGIEIESVAPADDDVLSVYEYLIGNEEVVR; translated from the coding sequence ATGAGCACCGCTCAAGTGCACGATCGCATCGTTTTCGAAGATGTGTCGAAGTTCTATGGGGAGATCCTGGGAGTGAATCGCGTGAATCTCTCGATTCCACCTGGTATCACGAGCCTGGTAGGTCCGAACGGATCTGGCAAGACCACGCTGATGAACCTCATGACGGGGCTGGTGCGACCGTCCCGCGGGCAGATTCGAGTTCTAGGACTGGACACGGACGATCCCGAGAACCTATTTAAGGTTGTGGGTTATAGCACGCAATTCGACGCCTTTCCCAAGGGGCTGACAGGATTTCAGTTTGTGTACTCTTACTTGCGCCTGGCAGGCAGAGATACGCGCAGCGCGGAAGAGCTTGCCTGGCGAGCCATTGAGCGTGTGAACCTGGTTGACGCAGCAGCGCGCAACGTCGCTGCCTACAGCAAGGGAATGCGGCAGCGAATTCGGTTAGCGCAGGCTCTGTCACACGAACCGAGGGTGCTGGTGCTGGATGAACCGCTGAACGGACTGGACCCGCTGGCTCGATCGGAGATGATCGCGTTGTTCCGGGCATCGGCGGCGGACGGCTGCTATGTGATCATCTCCAGCCACATTCTGCACGAAGTCGATGTCATTTCGGACCAGGTCATCCTCTTGAGCAACGGCTACGTGGTCGCGGAGGGCCAGATTCACAGCGTACGCAACGAGATTCAGGAACATCCGACGCAGATCTTGATCCGTTGCAATCGGCCGCGCGAACTAGCCGCCAAAATGATGGAGAGCCAGCACACGATTGAGATTGCCATCCATAAAGACGAGCGCGGTCTGCTGCTGAAAACGCGAGATGCTGACCAGTTTTATCTGGCGCTGAATGAGATCGCATTGAACGGGATCGAGATCGAATCCGTTGCCCCGGCTGATGACGATGTGCTTTCCGTCTACGAGTACCTGATCGGAAACGAAGAGGTCGTCCGATGA
- a CDS encoding efflux RND transporter permease subunit, with protein sequence MKFTDLFVKRPVLAIVVNLVIVIAGLQAIRSLSVRQYPRSDIAVVQVTTVYVGANADLVRGFITTPLERVIASADGIDYMESSSAQSLSTITVHLKLNYDTNAALTQIQAKLAQVRNDLPPESQAPVIDLQTADNQFAAMYLGFSSASLDQNQITDYLTRVVQPKLSAVSGVQRADILGDRTFAMRIWLKPDKMAALGISASAVRDALSKNNHLSALGQTKGSMVSVNLIANTDLRTADEFRQLVVKEDKGVVVRLGEIADVVLGAQNYEQDVRFNGETATFMGVWVLPTANSLDVIKKVRATLPEIEAQLPPGMKVGVPYDSTAYIQDAIDEVLSTLTETLLIVVVVIFLFLGSFRSVLIPVIAIPISLIGAVFLMLVAGFTINLLTLLAIVLSVGLVVDDAIVIVENVERHLQMGKTSIQAAKDAARELVGPIIAMTITLAAVYAPVGIQGGLTGALFREFAFTLAGAVIVSGIVALTLSPMMGSKLLRAGDNNRGFAGMINRHFEIVRNAYSRTLAGTLQYRPVVLVVWAIVVVLIVPFYMFSQRELAPAEDQGVVFGVIQGSANSTIDQTNLFTQQVYDVYHSFPESASVFQITSPTGGFGGMVTKPWSQRTKTAQQLLVQSVGPLSKIPGIRVIPLTPPPLPGGGNYPVEFVITSAMEPRQLDAFAKQLVQKAFASGLFIFADADLKFDQPQAEVVFDRDKLRSQGVDLTQAGQDLSTMLGGDYVNRFSIQGRSYKVIPQIKRAERLTPDQLSKIYVKGSADKLVPLSTFATVKTTTEPRELKKFQQLNAVTIQGVIPPNVPLDKALGFLESEAKTILPQGFTVDYAGESRQLRVEGSKFLGTFLLSAVLIYLVLAAQFESFRDPFIILVGSVPLAISGALMFSFLGLTTLNIYSQVGLITLVGLVSKNGILIVEFANHLQETGLSKLSAVIEAASTRLRPILMTTAATVIGHFPLVLAKGPGAGARNSIGIMLVSGMIIGTLFTLFVVPSIYVLVARTHVAESKKESAMEDLLPEAAETAA encoded by the coding sequence ATGAAGTTCACCGATCTTTTTGTTAAGCGGCCGGTCCTGGCGATTGTCGTAAACCTGGTGATCGTGATTGCCGGGCTCCAGGCCATTCGTTCGCTGAGCGTTCGTCAGTACCCGCGCAGCGACATCGCCGTGGTGCAGGTGACGACCGTGTACGTTGGCGCGAACGCGGACCTGGTTCGCGGATTCATCACGACGCCCTTGGAGCGCGTGATCGCGAGCGCCGACGGTATCGACTACATGGAGTCGTCGAGCGCGCAGAGCTTGAGCACGATCACCGTGCATCTGAAGCTCAACTACGACACGAACGCCGCGCTGACGCAGATCCAGGCAAAGCTGGCGCAGGTGCGCAATGATCTGCCGCCGGAGTCGCAGGCGCCCGTGATCGACCTGCAAACTGCGGATAACCAGTTTGCCGCGATGTATCTCGGCTTTTCGTCCGCAAGTTTGGACCAAAATCAGATTACCGACTATCTGACGCGCGTCGTGCAGCCCAAGCTGAGCGCGGTCAGCGGCGTCCAGCGCGCCGACATTCTCGGCGATCGCACGTTTGCGATGCGAATCTGGCTGAAGCCCGACAAGATGGCAGCACTCGGCATTTCCGCTTCTGCGGTGCGCGACGCGCTGTCGAAAAACAACCACCTGTCTGCACTCGGTCAAACAAAGGGATCGATGGTGTCGGTGAACCTTATCGCCAACACTGATCTGCGGACGGCAGATGAGTTCCGCCAACTCGTCGTTAAGGAAGACAAAGGAGTCGTCGTCCGACTCGGCGAAATTGCCGACGTCGTCCTGGGCGCACAGAATTACGAGCAAGACGTTCGCTTCAACGGAGAAACCGCGACGTTCATGGGCGTCTGGGTCCTGCCCACGGCAAACTCGCTGGATGTGATCAAGAAAGTCCGAGCGACATTGCCGGAGATCGAGGCGCAATTGCCTCCGGGCATGAAGGTCGGCGTTCCTTACGATTCGACTGCCTACATTCAGGACGCCATCGACGAAGTGCTCAGCACTCTCACTGAGACGTTACTGATTGTGGTTGTTGTCATCTTCCTGTTCCTCGGATCGTTCCGGTCGGTTCTGATTCCGGTGATCGCCATTCCGATTTCGTTGATTGGCGCGGTCTTCTTAATGCTGGTGGCAGGCTTCACCATCAACCTGCTGACGCTCCTAGCGATCGTGCTCTCGGTCGGGTTGGTTGTCGACGACGCGATCGTGATCGTCGAAAACGTCGAGCGCCATCTGCAGATGGGCAAGACGTCGATACAAGCGGCCAAAGATGCGGCCCGCGAATTAGTTGGACCGATTATTGCGATGACCATTACGCTGGCGGCGGTATACGCACCAGTCGGAATTCAGGGCGGCCTGACGGGAGCTCTCTTCCGGGAGTTCGCGTTCACGCTGGCGGGAGCGGTGATTGTGTCGGGCATCGTCGCCCTGACTTTGTCACCCATGATGGGGTCCAAGCTGCTCCGAGCCGGCGACAACAACCGTGGCTTCGCGGGCATGATCAATCGCCACTTCGAGATAGTACGCAATGCCTATTCCCGAACTCTCGCTGGAACACTGCAATATCGCCCCGTCGTTCTCGTGGTTTGGGCGATTGTGGTTGTGCTGATCGTTCCCTTCTACATGTTCTCGCAGCGCGAGTTGGCGCCTGCTGAAGACCAAGGTGTAGTTTTCGGAGTGATCCAGGGATCCGCAAACTCGACGATCGATCAGACGAACTTGTTCACGCAGCAGGTCTATGACGTGTACCACTCGTTCCCTGAAAGCGCGAGTGTTTTCCAGATCACATCTCCGACCGGCGGGTTCGGCGGCATGGTCACTAAGCCGTGGAGCCAGCGCACCAAGACTGCGCAACAACTGCTGGTACAGTCCGTTGGGCCGTTGTCGAAAATTCCCGGGATACGGGTGATCCCCCTGACGCCGCCTCCGCTACCCGGCGGTGGAAACTACCCGGTTGAATTCGTGATTACTTCGGCGATGGAACCAAGACAGCTCGACGCCTTTGCGAAACAGCTCGTGCAAAAAGCGTTCGCCAGTGGCCTGTTTATTTTTGCCGACGCCGACTTGAAGTTCGACCAGCCCCAGGCCGAGGTCGTCTTTGATCGCGACAAGCTCCGATCGCAGGGAGTCGACCTGACCCAGGCAGGGCAGGATCTATCGACCATGCTGGGTGGCGACTACGTAAACCGGTTCAGCATTCAGGGCCGGAGCTACAAGGTGATCCCGCAGATCAAGCGCGCGGAACGCCTGACTCCGGATCAGCTCTCGAAGATCTACGTCAAGGGATCCGCGGACAAGCTCGTACCGCTGTCCACGTTCGCTACGGTTAAGACCACTACCGAACCAAGAGAACTGAAGAAATTTCAGCAACTCAACGCCGTGACCATTCAAGGCGTGATCCCGCCGAACGTACCTCTCGACAAGGCGCTAGGATTCCTGGAATCGGAAGCCAAGACGATCCTGCCACAAGGTTTCACGGTTGATTACGCAGGCGAGTCACGCCAGCTTCGTGTGGAAGGCAGCAAGTTCCTCGGAACGTTCCTGTTATCCGCCGTGCTGATCTATCTCGTTCTGGCCGCACAATTCGAGAGCTTCCGCGATCCGTTCATCATTCTGGTTGGCTCCGTGCCTCTCGCAATTTCTGGTGCGTTGATGTTCTCTTTCCTGGGACTCACCACGCTCAATATTTACAGTCAGGTCGGCCTGATCACGCTGGTGGGATTGGTGTCGAAGAATGGCATCCTGATTGTGGAGTTTGCCAATCACCTGCAGGAGACCGGTCTAAGCAAGCTGTCGGCAGTCATTGAAGCGGCCAGCACCAGGCTAAGGCCGATTCTGATGACAACAGCCGCCACGGTGATCGGTCACTTCCCGCTCGTCCTCGCGAAGGGCCCGGGAGCCGGAGCGAGAAATAGCATCGGTATCATGCTGGTCAGCGGCATGATCATCGGGACTCTATTCACGCTGTTCGTGGTGCCGTCGATCTATGTACTCGTAGCTCGGACGCACGTCGCGGAGTCAAAAAAGGAATCTGCGATGGAAGACCTGTTGCCGGAGGCGGCTGAAACGGCAGCGTAG
- a CDS encoding outer membrane beta-barrel protein, whose translation MRGRSCTGAVIAIVSLLLSAGYAQDQASTAAPTNEAILKHMEELEQQVKELRAEVTTLKSSDKPVVTAAEVPQNGLVSSTPAAAPPATPAPSLAGLLGPTSVSGFVDIYYGQNFNNPSGRTNGLRFFDGATNQFGLNLVELVVDKAPDVSNSRTGYHLAFGFGQAMNAVNGSEPQAGLGFDQYLKEAYFSYLAPVGKGLQIDVGKFVTPHGAEVIETKDNWNYSRGILFSYAIPYYHFGARAKYSFNDKYSLTGFFVNGWNNVVDNNTGKTYGMSFAWNPNRKFGVVQNYMAGPEQNSINTSWRQLSDTVVTYSPNSRLSFVVNGDYGRGDRIDEGEGGLSNPVYWTGVAGYVKYAFTSSSAFVARYEYYDDHDGFTTGTAQHFNEFTTTLERVVAHHIISRFEFRRDMSNRPAFLKGENPVTAQNTLTAGLVFTFDSREGK comes from the coding sequence ATGAGAGGTCGCTCCTGTACAGGGGCTGTAATCGCGATCGTGAGTCTATTGCTGTCTGCGGGCTATGCGCAGGACCAGGCCAGCACGGCGGCACCAACAAATGAGGCAATCCTGAAACACATGGAAGAACTCGAACAGCAGGTCAAGGAACTGCGCGCTGAAGTGACTACGCTCAAGAGTTCCGACAAGCCGGTGGTTACTGCCGCCGAGGTTCCCCAAAATGGTCTGGTCAGCAGCACGCCCGCCGCCGCGCCACCGGCTACGCCTGCACCTTCTCTGGCAGGTCTGCTCGGCCCCACCTCCGTGAGCGGCTTCGTAGATATCTACTACGGCCAGAACTTTAACAATCCCTCGGGGCGCACCAATGGATTGCGTTTCTTCGACGGAGCTACGAACCAGTTCGGACTAAATCTGGTGGAACTAGTCGTGGACAAGGCGCCCGACGTCTCGAACAGCCGCACCGGCTACCACCTCGCTTTTGGATTCGGACAAGCGATGAATGCCGTCAACGGCTCTGAACCACAGGCTGGACTGGGCTTCGACCAGTACTTGAAGGAAGCCTACTTCTCTTATCTCGCGCCGGTCGGTAAGGGGTTGCAAATCGATGTCGGGAAGTTTGTTACTCCTCATGGCGCCGAGGTGATTGAGACGAAGGATAATTGGAATTACTCCCGCGGCATTTTGTTCTCGTACGCCATTCCGTACTACCACTTCGGAGCGCGGGCGAAATACTCGTTCAACGACAAATACTCGCTGACCGGATTTTTCGTCAACGGCTGGAACAACGTGGTCGATAACAACACCGGAAAAACCTACGGCATGAGTTTTGCCTGGAATCCGAACAGGAAGTTCGGAGTCGTCCAGAACTACATGGCGGGCCCCGAGCAAAACAGCATCAACACCAGCTGGCGGCAGCTGAGCGACACCGTCGTCACCTATTCACCGAATAGCAGGCTGTCGTTCGTGGTCAACGGCGACTACGGACGCGGCGACAGGATCGACGAGGGCGAAGGTGGACTCTCGAATCCCGTCTACTGGACCGGCGTCGCTGGATATGTGAAGTACGCATTCACGAGCAGCTCGGCGTTCGTCGCCCGCTACGAGTATTACGACGACCACGACGGCTTTACGACCGGAACGGCGCAGCATTTCAACGAGTTCACGACGACCCTGGAACGGGTGGTGGCGCACCACATCATCAGCCGGTTTGAATTTCGTCGCGACATGTCGAATCGGCCTGCCTTCCTGAAAGGTGAGAACCCAGTCACTGCGCAAAATACGCTGACTGCTGGGTTGGTATTCACCTTTGACAGCCGAGAGGGCAAATAG
- a CDS encoding ABC transporter permease, whose product MTNLWLAQIRAVIRLELRKTFFARRGLWIYVLAALPILLFVAYAVGTSSQQNASARVARQGEKTLTYQELLAIKSGMAKQEVMAILGRPPIKFQWKEPRETDAGKPGDVLRESYHYSDGQNDLFLELADGKVEGISVREGNDPGQDAVMYAGVFQFFFLRLAVFFGCLGIFMNLFRGEILDRSLHFYFLAPMRRDVLMVGKFLAGLLATCAIFVTSEILQTIAFLWHFPPNVRDLYLYHNHGLEHAAAYLGVTVLACIGYGAFFLVAGMLFRNPILPAAAILIWEGINPFLPSLLKQFSVIYYLKSLCPVEIPTPPGMPPLLALLISNSDLVSAPVAVLGVVGVALLALYVSSRQVRRMEINYTTE is encoded by the coding sequence ATGACGAATCTCTGGTTAGCGCAAATCAGGGCAGTGATCCGTCTGGAGTTGAGGAAAACGTTTTTTGCACGACGCGGCCTCTGGATCTATGTGCTTGCGGCCCTCCCGATTCTGCTCTTCGTGGCATACGCCGTCGGCACTTCCAGCCAGCAAAATGCAAGTGCCCGGGTCGCGCGGCAGGGTGAAAAAACGCTGACCTATCAGGAATTGCTGGCAATTAAGTCCGGCATGGCAAAGCAGGAGGTGATGGCAATCCTCGGGAGACCGCCGATCAAGTTTCAGTGGAAGGAACCGCGCGAGACAGATGCCGGCAAACCTGGCGACGTTCTACGCGAGAGCTACCACTACTCTGACGGGCAGAACGATCTGTTCCTGGAACTGGCGGATGGGAAGGTTGAGGGCATCAGCGTTCGCGAGGGGAACGATCCGGGGCAGGACGCGGTGATGTACGCGGGAGTTTTTCAGTTCTTCTTCCTGCGGCTCGCAGTGTTCTTTGGTTGCCTGGGAATATTCATGAACCTGTTCCGCGGCGAGATCCTCGACCGAAGCCTTCATTTCTATTTTCTCGCTCCGATGCGCCGCGACGTCCTGATGGTGGGGAAGTTTCTCGCCGGACTTCTGGCCACCTGTGCGATCTTTGTGACGAGCGAGATCCTGCAGACGATTGCATTCCTCTGGCACTTTCCGCCGAACGTGCGCGACCTTTACCTGTACCACAATCATGGACTTGAGCATGCGGCAGCGTATCTTGGAGTGACCGTGCTGGCATGCATCGGCTATGGAGCTTTTTTTCTGGTTGCAGGAATGCTGTTCAGGAATCCAATCCTGCCGGCGGCGGCGATCTTGATCTGGGAAGGGATCAATCCATTTTTGCCATCATTGCTCAAGCAGTTCAGCGTCATCTATTACCTCAAATCGCTTTGCCCGGTGGAGATTCCCACTCCGCCCGGAATGCCCCCCCTGCTGGCGCTGCTGATCTCGAACTCCGATCTTGTATCCGCGCCCGTCGCGGTGTTAGGTGTGGTGGGCGTGGCATTATTGGCGCTCTATGTTTCGAGTCGTCAGGTCAGGCGCATGGAAATCAATTACACGACGGAATAG
- a CDS encoding P-II family nitrogen regulator: MIKIEAIIQPNRFETVKEALMEIGVEGMTVSEVRGHGRQKGHTEKYRGREYDVDLLPKIKIELVLEDKLADGAVDAIIQNASTGKIGDGKIFLSKVDEVIRIRNQERGVAAL; the protein is encoded by the coding sequence ATGATCAAAATTGAAGCAATCATTCAGCCCAATCGATTCGAGACCGTAAAGGAAGCCCTGATGGAAATTGGTGTCGAGGGCATGACAGTCTCCGAGGTTCGCGGGCACGGCCGACAAAAAGGCCACACCGAGAAGTACCGTGGACGTGAATATGATGTCGATCTTTTGCCAAAAATCAAGATCGAACTCGTCCTCGAAGACAAACTGGCGGACGGCGCGGTCGACGCCATAATCCAGAACGCTTCCACCGGGAAGATCGGCGACGGCAAGATCTTTCTGTCGAAAGTGGACGAAGTGATCCGCATCCGCAATCAGGAACGCGGTGTGGCGGCGTTGTAG